The Candidatus Saccharimonadales bacterium nucleotide sequence ACGGTTCGCAGCTTCAATACGAGTTATAGTAGGGCGGGTGATAGCAGCATCAACGCCTTTATAAACTTTGTTACGCTTCTTTTTTTGCTTTGCCATAATATATATAGTATAACAAAAATTACCCCCGCATGATACGGGGGTAATTTGATCTGAGCGCTGATGCTTCAGTAGGTTGAGAGCGGTCAGACTCGATTAACGTTGTGCAACTGCACGTCGGCTTGTTACGTAGTAGGCGATTGCTGCAATAAGTGCACCAAGACCTAGAACGCTTACGATGTTTTCTGTCATACCAGTTGTAGGTAGTTCAGTAACAGGTGCGGTAACACAGTCAGGACTGTTTACTGGCAATGTTTCTTTGCCTGGAACAGTACATAGTACTGGTGTTCCTGGTGCACATGTTTTACTAACAACGACATTTGCTGTGTCACTCTTATTACCATTGTTAGTTACAGCAGTTGCTGTGTTAACAAGTGTATTAACGCCACACTTTGCAAGCTTATCGTTGTCAGCAATTTTAGCTGTGAACTTGACATAAGCATTACCGGTTGGTGCGTATGCACCGATAGCAAGACCAGATGGGCTTGTAACGCCATCAATAGTCTTTGTCCATTGACCGTTAGTTTTGCTGTTTGAAACTTCAGTAGTTCCGGCAACATAACTGACGCCAGCAGGGAGTGCGTCACGGATAGCGACGTCATTTTGCTGAGTTGTACCATTATTTTTGTACTGGATTTTGTACTGAACTTCGTCACCAGGATTAACAGTTACAGATTCACCGTAAGTGTTTGCACCGTTTTTGCTGACTTGTTTAGTTACTTCAAAGTTTGGTTGATCAACTGTAAATTTATATACAACGTATCCAGCGTACTGGTTACAACCAGGTACTGTACCGTCTAATTTGTCGTAACCAAGGGGTGTACCAGTAGTAAATAAACTGTCTGGTAGTGTCGCACCGTTTACGGCACCATTGCTGTGAATCACAGCAGAGTTTGGTACGTAGCGAAGTGCAACATCACTTGTTGCAGTCGCATAAGCTTCGTCCCAGACTTGGCTAGGGTTGCTATTACTTGCACCAACAAATGATGTGATGCGAGCTTTTTCGCCGCTTTTAACTGTTGCAGGCATCTGAGTTCGCATGAATGCGTTCTTTGCAATACCAGCGTAGTTATGAGCTGCGTCGTTTAAGTTGCTTGCTGCATTGTTGTGGTAGAAAGAATACACATCGTATGTCTTACCTGGTTGTAACGTAACGTTCTCACCATAAGCACTCGCAGGTGCAGTATCTTCTTTGATTTGAACGAAGTTTCGTTCATCGCCCTGTGTTGGGTTGTTTGTGATCGAGTTAAACGTTACATACGAAGCAGGAACTTCCATTGTAAACGTTGGACGATCTGGTCCCCAGGCAAATAATGCTGCTGGGACAAGTACGGCCGCTGCAATAATTGCAAGACCAGCTGTACGTTTTGGCGCACG carries:
- a CDS encoding LPXTG cell wall anchor domain-containing protein, translated to MNKFFAAISRAPKRTAGLAIIAAAVLVPAALFAWGPDRPTFTMEVPASYVTFNSITNNPTQGDERNFVQIKEDTAPASAYGENVTLQPGKTYDVYSFYHNNAASNLNDAAHNYAGIAKNAFMRTQMPATVKSGEKARITSFVGASNSNPSQVWDEAYATATSDVALRYVPNSAVIHSNGAVNGATLPDSLFTTGTPLGYDKLDGTVPGCNQYAGYVVYKFTVDQPNFEVTKQVSKNGANTYGESVTVNPGDEVQYKIQYKNNGTTQQNDVAIRDALPAGVSYVAGTTEVSNSKTNGQWTKTIDGVTSPSGLAIGAYAPTGNAYVKFTAKIADNDKLAKCGVNTLVNTATAVTNNGNKSDTANVVVSKTCAPGTPVLCTVPGKETLPVNSPDCVTAPVTELPTTGMTENIVSVLGLGALIAAIAYYVTSRRAVAQR